In Streptomyces sp. HUAS ZL42, the DNA window TCACCTTCCCGAACGTCCTGGTCACGTCCCACCAGGCGTACTACACCGAGGACGCCGTGAGCCAGATCGTCGAGGCCACGGTCAGGAACGTGCTGGACTACCGGGCGGGCCGCCGCTCCGAGAACGTGCTGGTGCCGCGCACCTGACCGACCAGCTCCCGCACGACGGACGCGCCGTTCAGGGTCAGGACCGACTCCGGGTGGAACTGCACACCGGCGAACCCCGGTCCTCGTACGGCGTGCACCTCGCCGTTGCCGGCCCGGCTGATCTCGATGCCGTGGGCGGCCAGTTCCTGGCACGCCTCGTCGTCGCAGCGCGCCACGAAACTGTTGTAGAAGCCGACCGTCTCGGTCCGCCCGAACAGGTCGATCGTCGTCTGCGCGCCCTGGTACGGCACTTCCTTCCGTACGATCTCGAGCCCCAGCTCGGCCGCGATCAGCTCGTGCCCGAGGCAGACGCCGAGGACGCCGTGCCGGTGTCCCCGGATCACCTCGGCGGTCAACTCCCTCAGGAACCTCATCTTGGGGTCGTCCACGTCGGACGGGTCACCGGGGCCGGGCCCGAGGACCACCGGCCCCCCGTGCGCGAGCACGGCCGCCCGCAGTCCGGGCTCGTCGTAGCGCCGGACGGTGACCTCGAGGCCGCTCGACCGCAGCACGTGGGCGAGCATCGCGGTGAAGGTGTCCTCCCCGTCGACCACCAGGGCATGACCGGTGACCTCCTCGGACCGCTCCTGCATCCGCAGCCAGAACGGCGCCAGCGAGGCCCGGCGCCCGTCCAGCGCCGCACGCACCCGCGGGTCGTCCGCCAGCCGGGGCCGCGCCCGCTCGTCACGCGGCCGCGACGGACGTACGCCCAGAGCCGCCAGCACCCCCGCCGCCTTGGCGTGCGTCTCCGCGACCTCGCTCGCCGGATCCGAGCCGCGTACGAGCGTGGCGCCGACCGGCACGCGCAGCCGTCCCGCCGCGTCGATGTCGGCGGTGCGGATGAGGATGGGGGAGTCGAGGGTCTGGGCGCCGCCGGTGTCCCTTCCCAGCAGCGCGAGCGCGCCGGCGTAGTAGCCCCGGCCGCCGACCTCGTGCCGCTCGATGACCCGGCAGGCGTTCTGCACGGGCGAACCGGTGACGGTCGCGGCGAACATGGTCTCCTTCAGGACCTCCCGCACGTCCAGCGAGGACTTCCCGCGCAGCTCGTACTCGGTGTGCGCGAGGTGCGCCATCTCCTTCAGACGCGGGCCCACCACGACCC includes these proteins:
- a CDS encoding anthranilate synthase family protein; protein product: MQLLDLLDDPRPFALLRRRTPGHDENTVEVFLGPVAAHDRLADLPDEGLALVPFRQIRERGFDVRDDGTPLTVLTPEESYGIPLADALEQLPSHEVRVEGGGFDVADEEYARIVGRVLHDEIGRGEGANFVIRRTYGGEIPGFSRADALALFRRLLEGERGAYWTFVVHTGERTLVGASPEVHVRMSGGTVVMNPISGTYRYPAEGPTPEHLLDFLADGKEIEELSMVVDEELKMMCTVGDMGGVVVGPRLKEMAHLAHTEYELRGKSSLDVREVLKETMFAATVTGSPVQNACRVIERHEVGGRGYYAGALALLGRDTGGAQTLDSPILIRTADIDAAGRLRVPVGATLVRGSDPASEVAETHAKAAGVLAALGVRPSRPRDERARPRLADDPRVRAALDGRRASLAPFWLRMQERSEEVTGHALVVDGEDTFTAMLAHVLRSSGLEVTVRRYDEPGLRAAVLAHGGPVVLGPGPGDPSDVDDPKMRFLRELTAEVIRGHRHGVLGVCLGHELIAAELGLEIVRKEVPYQGAQTTIDLFGRTETVGFYNSFVARCDDEACQELAAHGIEISRAGNGEVHAVRGPGFAGVQFHPESVLTLNGASVVRELVGQVRGTSTFSERRPAR